The nucleotide sequence TTCGTTTAGATAACTTTATACCCAGTTCACCGGTCCGATTTCCCCAATTTCAAAATTCTGGATGGTCATGAAAAGAAAGCGATTTTTCCTTTCCGCGCTAGGTACCCTTGTGGCCTCCCATTCACTTTTCAGTCGTTCGATTCGTTCTGATCAGGGCATTGTAGCCAAAGCAGGCGAGGGTAGGTACCACGGACACATCCAACTGAAAGGAGTTAACCAGAATATTCTGGATGTAAAAGTATCAGGCAAGGATACCAACGGCGATTTGGCTATTTTTGAACAAACCAGTCTGTCGCCCAAACGCGGGGTTCCTCTGCATGTCCATCCTAATCAGGACGAAATATTCTATATCCTCGACGGCGAATACCATTTTCAAGTAGGGGAAACGAAACACGAGCTAAAAACGGGCGACACTATTTTTCTGCCCCGCAACGTACCCCACGCCTGGGTACAGATTGCGGAGCGCGGCCGCATGACGGTCATCATGCAACCTGCAGGAAAGCTGGAAGAATTTTTTGTGGCAATGGCCGCGCTGGACCATGAACCTACCCCTGCCGAGGTAGCCAGCATTTTTGCCGAGCACGACATGAAGGTCGTGGGGCCGCCGATGAAGGTAGAGTAAATACGGAACTAATTCGAGTCTGTATTAAAACCCGTAGATTGTCCTACCCCTTCAATTTTTCCAACACACTTCCTAAGCTTATAACCGTAATTTTTTCAGCAATCGGGTAGGTGTCGGCACTGGGCGTGATGACGTGCAAGTGATCTATGCCTAAATCCTGCATAGCCAGGTGGGTACCTTTGGTGAGGGTTGGCGAATTGGTAAGCTTGATTTCAGCGGCCAGCAGCCAGCGGTCGTTCCGCCGAACGAGCAGGTCTATCTCGGCTCCATCCTGGGTTCGGTAATGGTACAATTCATCGTCTGATTCCAGTATCGACGCGATTTGACCGATGACGAAACCTTCCCAGGAATTGCCTACCCGGACGTTTCCCATAAGACTCTCAAAATCATTGATTCCAGTTAAATAGTGTAGCATACCTGAGTCACGGATGTACAGTTTCGGCGATTTGACCAGGCGTTTTTTTAGGTTGGTATGCCAGGGCGCGATCTGCGTCGTCAGGAAAGCATTGTTCAGAAAACTGAGGTAGGTCTTTATGGTCGGAACCGAAAGGTCGAGCGATTTAGCAAACATACTGTAGTTCAATAGGCCGCCATGGACCGAGGCAATCATTTGCAACAATTGTCGGGTCGTTTTCGGATCGGCAGGCAAGCCGTAGAGCGGTAGATCACGCTGGACGTAACTTTGGATGAAGTTTCGGTACCAGCTTTGGACGAAAGTGGGTTTGCCCGATAGGGCAGGCTCCGGAAAACCGCCATGCAGCCACAACTGTTGCCAGGTGAGCTGATGTTCGACTTCCAGTAAGTTAAGCGGAAACATTTCCAGGTAGTTGATGCGTCCCGCCAAACTTTCCGAACTCTGCCGCAGTAGCGGCGGCGAAGCCGACCCGAGAATTACGAACCGACCCGCCCGCCGGTCGTCATCGACCAGAGAGCGCAGGAGCGGAAATAGTTCGGGCAGATGCTGGACTTCGTCCAGAACTACCGTTTTGTCGGCTACCTGCGTGAGGAATAATTCGGGGGCTTGCAGCTTATTCAGGTCCGAATTCCTTTCCAAATCCAAATAAACCAAATCCTTGTCAGTCTGTAATTGACGGACTAGCGTTGTTTTACCAACCTGCCGGGGACCAATGATTCCCGTTACCGGAAACTGTTCCAGTGAAAGGCCTAATTTGTTTTCTAATAACCGCTGTATCATCCCTGCAAATTTAAAATTATTTTTTAAATTTGCAGGGATGATACTATAATTCCATACAGTAATGCCTACTCCCGACTACGTTCGTCAAATAGCCCTCTCGTTTCCCGAAACCACGGAGCAACCTCATTTTGACAAAACATCGTTTCGGGTGGGTAAAAAAATCTTTGCTACCCTGAATGCGCCACAGCAGCGGGCTACCCTCAAGCTATCC is from Salmonirosea aquatica and encodes:
- a CDS encoding cupin domain-containing protein, giving the protein MKRKRFFLSALGTLVASHSLFSRSIRSDQGIVAKAGEGRYHGHIQLKGVNQNILDVKVSGKDTNGDLAIFEQTSLSPKRGVPLHVHPNQDEIFYILDGEYHFQVGETKHELKTGDTIFLPRNVPHAWVQIAERGRMTVIMQPAGKLEEFFVAMAALDHEPTPAEVASIFAEHDMKVVGPPMKVE
- a CDS encoding ATP-binding protein, with the protein product MIQRLLENKLGLSLEQFPVTGIIGPRQVGKTTLVRQLQTDKDLVYLDLERNSDLNKLQAPELFLTQVADKTVVLDEVQHLPELFPLLRSLVDDDRRAGRFVILGSASPPLLRQSSESLAGRINYLEMFPLNLLEVEHQLTWQQLWLHGGFPEPALSGKPTFVQSWYRNFIQSYVQRDLPLYGLPADPKTTRQLLQMIASVHGGLLNYSMFAKSLDLSVPTIKTYLSFLNNAFLTTQIAPWHTNLKKRLVKSPKLYIRDSGMLHYLTGINDFESLMGNVRVGNSWEGFVIGQIASILESDDELYHYRTQDGAEIDLLVRRNDRWLLAAEIKLTNSPTLTKGTHLAMQDLGIDHLHVITPSADTYPIAEKITVISLGSVLEKLKG